CCAATATGGTTACGACGAAAATCACATCGACAAAATCTCCCTGGTTTGCCCATGTAGAAGCAGGGGATCTTCATCAAATCGCCGTATCCCATGGAGAAGGAAGATTTGTTGCCTCTGAAGAAATGATGCAGCAGCTCTTTGAAAATGGGCAAGTGGCAACTCAGTATGTAGATTTAGACGGTAATCCAACCTATGATATTGCATTTAATCCTAATGGCTCCATGCATGCCATAGAAGGAATCACCAGTCCTGATGGAAGAATCTTAGGTAAAATGGGACACTCTGAAAGAATCGGAAGCAATGTAGCTAAAAATATTCCAGGAGAAAAAGATCAAAAAATATTCCGATCAGGCGTCGAATATTTCAACTAAATACTTTAACTTATAGTGAAATAAATCAATAGGGACAGTTCTTTTGATTGAAAAATCAAAGAGAACCGTCCTTATTAATTTTTCAATGAAAAAGCCCTTAAAAGTCTTAACCGACAAAGGTTTTGATAATGAATTTCATTATTGACGTATTGGTAAAATTATGATATTATGAATTTCAGTAATGATAATCAATTTCAAAAATCAAAAAATTTCATTTTATATAGGAGGAATTGTCATGTTATTGACGATGGCAAAACCAGGAGAAACCAATTACATAAAGAAAATCACGGGAAAAGATCAGGTGCGTAAGTTTTTAGGGAGCCTTGGCTTTGTTGAGGGCGAAAGTGTAACAGTTGTTTCAGAAATAGGAGGCAATATGATCATCAATATCAAAGAAACTCGAGTAGCACTGGATAAAAGACTGGTAAACAGAATCTATGTTTAGGAGGAATAGGATGAAAACCTTGAGAACTGTAAAATGTGGAGAAACCGTCACCGTTGTTAAGCTCCATGGAGCAGGACCGGTTAAGAGAAGAATTATGGATATGGGCATTACCAAAGGGACTGAAATTTTTGTTAGAAAAGTTGCTCCCTTAGGAGATCCCATTGAAGTCAATGTACGCAATTATGAATTAAGTTTGCGAAAAGCCGATGCAGAAATGATAGAAGTTATGTAGGATTAGCACAGTTATAGGAGGAATCAATAATGGGAATTA
The genomic region above belongs to Defluviitalea saccharophila and contains:
- a CDS encoding FeoA family protein; this translates as MLLTMAKPGETNYIKKITGKDQVRKFLGSLGFVEGESVTVVSEIGGNMIINIKETRVALDKRLVNRIYV
- a CDS encoding FeoA family protein yields the protein MKTLRTVKCGETVTVVKLHGAGPVKRRIMDMGITKGTEIFVRKVAPLGDPIEVNVRNYELSLRKADAEMIEVM